The sequence below is a genomic window from Salicibibacter cibarius.
TTTTATCCTGATTGTTAGCTTCTTGACCGGCCACCTGCGAGCGCCTCCCTTTTCACCTCGAACGTGTAATGATATCTGTGAGTATCTATCAATTAATTGGAAATGAGCATACTAATCCTATATTATCTAACATCATAACAAATTCCGAAGCTATTGAAAACAAAGGCAAAGATCTTTAACGACCAAAAGCGCACCCTCGCTCGGGGTGCGCTTTCTTTAATCGCGCAAAGTTGCGCCTAGCCGCGAGCGGAGGGCGGCTACGATTTCTTCATGAATGCTGGCAATTTCTTCGTCTTTCAGCGTACGCTCACGGTTTAGATAAAGGAGCGAATAGGCGAGTGACTTTTTGCCGGCTTCGATATTTTCTCCTTGGTAGACATCAAACAGATGAATATCTTCTAGCCATTCTCCCGCGGCCTCCACGATGACCGCTTCCACTTCAGCTGCAGCAATGTTTGCATCGGCAACAACGGCCAAATCCCTTCGGATAGCCGGAAAGCGAGGGAGGGGTTGATAGCGAATGTCTTCATTGTCTACGGCAAATAGCTTTTCCACATTTAATTCAAACACGTAAGTCGCTTGCAACCCTTGAGCCTCTTGTTCGAGTGGGTGAAGTTGTCCAAGGAAACCAACGGTTTCGCCATCGATGAGCACTTCCGCGGATCGCCCCGGATGCATGCCTTCCCGTTTACGGGCGCGAAAGACCGCTTCATTTTCTTTCCCCGCTTGTTTTAACATGCCTTCAACAATTCCTTTTGCGACATAGAAATCGACCTGGATTTCTTCCCCGTTCCAAGCATGATTGTACCACTGGCCGCTTAATATTCCCGCTACATGTTCATGCTCCGCCGGTTGCTTATTTTCATCTGCATACGGTTCAAAGACGGTCCCAATTTCAAACAAAAAGACATCTTCAAGTTGACGATTCACGTTGTAGACGCCGGCATCCAGAAGGTGAGGGACCAGGCTTCTTCGCAGCACTTCCCGTTCTTCACTCATAGGCATAAGCACACCCATCTTCCGATCACTTTCGTGCAGTAAAAATTGATCTGCCTTTTGTACGCTTGTGAGGGAGTAAGTGATTGCCTCTTGCATCCCCGTGCTTTCAAGAAAACGGCGGAGTTTGCGGCGACTCTTTTGCTCGTCGGTCAAAGCGCCGGCTGAGCGCGCGCCGACCGGCAATGTCGTCGGAATACGATCATAGCCATAAAGACGGGCAACTTCTTCGATTAAATCTTCTTCAATCGAAAGATCAAGGCGTCTTGACGGTATACGGACGCGCCATTCATTTCCCAGATCCGTCACTTCCAAATCGAGCCGATGCAACAACGCCTCGGTTTCCTCCGGCTCAAGCTCCGTTCCAAGCCGCGTATTTAATCGTTCCAAACTAAGATGAACCTCTTGCACAACAGCCGGTAATTCTCCTGATTCCACCGTACCTTTTAGCACAACGCCGCCAGCAATCTCTTCCATTAACGTGACGGCCCTTTCCGCCGCTTCGGCGGTTCGTTCGAAATCCAATCCTTTTTCGAATCGTTGGCTTGATTCGCTGCGCAACCCTAACCTTCCGGATGTTTTTCTAACATTTAATGCATCAAATTGTGCCGATTCCAGCAACACACTTGTTGTGTCCGCCTGTACTTCTGTTGACGCGCCGCCCATCACACCCGCGATCGCAACGGGGGCATTGCCATTCGTGATCAACACATCCTCACCGGAGAGCGTTCGCTCCTGACCGTCCAACGTCTCGATTTTTTCTCCTTGTTCCGCCCGTCTCGTTACGATTTTCTCCGAGCCAAACCGTTCATAATCGAACGCATGAAGGGGTTGTCCATACTCGAGCAATACATAGTTCGTAATATCGACAATATTATTGATCGGTCGAATACCTGCGGCCATTAAACGTGTTTGCAACCATAACGGCGATGGGGCTACCGTTATTTTATCGATCACTTTAGCTCCGTAATAAGGGACATCCTCGCCATTTGTCACTTCAACGGCGATGCGGTTAGCAGCATTTTTGCGAATCACCCCATGGGTGTAATCGGGATGATGAATCGGACGGTCCAGCAACGCGGACAATTCGTAAGCGACCCCGAGCATGCTTAAGCAATCCGGACGGTTCGGCGTCAAATCAAGTTCCATAATCACATCATTCAAACCGAGGACCTCAAGCGCATCAAGCCCCGTCGCGACCTCTGCCGGCAATTCGACAATTTGACCTTGTTCTGTTTTCGCCAATAACTGCTCATTGAAGCCAAGCTCGTCCAATGCGCAAATCATGCCCGCGGATGTTTCTCCGCGAATCGTCGTTTCTTCTATTTTTTTATTCCCAGGCAAGGTCGTTCCCGGCATCGCTACGGCAACTTTTTGGCTCTTTTGCACGTTGCTTGCCCCACAGATGATTTGCTTCGTTTGGTCACCTACATCTACTTGGCATACCGTTAATTTTTCGGCTTCCGGGTGAGGGGCTGTCTCATTCACCTCACCGACGATGACACCATCGATCCCGTCATGATAGCGATGGAGCCGATCAACCTCTACCCCAGCCCGGGTAAGCTTTTCAGCAACTTCCTCCGGGGTTGTGTCCGATAAATCGATATAATCCGTTAACCATTGATAGGAAACGAGCATCGTCGCTTCACCTTCCTTCTTATTTTCTACAAATGTTGAAACTGTGATAAAAAACGCGTGTCATTCGTGTAAAAATGGCGGATATCGTCGATCCCGTATTTCAACATGGCAAAGCGTTCCACGCCCATGCCAAAAGCAAAGCCACTGTAAATATTTGGATCAAATCCATTTAATTCCAAAACGCGCGGATGAACCATCCCCGAACCTAACACTTCAATCCATCCGCTTTGCTTGCATATTCGGCAACCTTTGCCTGCACAAATGCCGCAAGTGACGTCAATTTCCGCCGATGGTTCCGTAAATGGAAAAAAGCTCGGGCGCAATCGAATCTCTCGGTCTTGGCCAAAGTACTGTTTGACAAATGTATCAAATATTCCTTTCAAGTCACTCATTCGCACATTTTCATCCACGTAGAGCCCTTCGATTTGCATAAACTGATGGGAGTGGGTGGCGTCATCTTCGTCGCGGCGATAGACCTTCCCCGGACAAATAATCCTAACCGGGCCCTCGCCTTCATGCTTTTGCAACGTCCGGGCCTGCACCGGTGACGTTTGCGTTCTCAACAGGGTATCTTCACTGGTGTAAAAGGAATCTTGCATGTCCCGGGCCGGATGATTCGGGGGCAAATTGATCATTTCAAAATTAAAATAATCTGTCTCCACTTCCGGCCCTTCCGTTACTTCAAACCCAAGGCCGATAAAAATGTCCTCGATCTCCTCCACAACGGCTGTAAGCGGATGAGTGGAACCCTGATTCATGGGCCTTCCCGGCAATGTTACATCGATTTCTTCCTCTTCAAGCCTTTGTTCCAATTCGGCTTTCTCAAAAACTTCCCCTTTATTAGCCAGTGCCTCTTGAATACTTTCGCGAACCTCGTTAGCCTTTTGGCCGACGACAGGACGTTCTTCGGCTGATAGTTGCCCCATCCCGCGCAGAACCTCCGTAATGGCTCCTTTTTTCCCCAGATAACGGATGCGCACTTGTTCTAGAGCCTTCTTGTCATCGCTAGCCTGTACGGCTTCGAGCGCTTCCGATTCAAGCGCCTTTAATCGTTCAATCATTTCGTGTGTCCTCCTTTGTTAAAAATAAAAACCTCCGCCCCCTAAAAAAGGGACGAAGGTTTCGCGGTACCACCCTTGTTAACGACAGCAACTATCGTTCACTCTTGCAAATAACGGCTTGCGCCCGGTACACTTTTTTAGACTTGCTTTCAGTGCCAACTCCGGAGTGAATTCCAAAGCTCTTAACGCAGGGGAGCTCTCAATCCATGACTCCCCCTTCCTGGCCGCCAGTGTTCCAAGTACTACGCTCTTTCATTGTTTTTTCAATATGCTTGTATAACAAACAGTATAATCCATTTTTTTATCTGTGTGAACCTCTCCACCTAAATCAAAGATTTTGATGGAGCATCCCTTATCTTAAATACAGCGCAAACAAAAGCGGTTAAGACGCCTTCGGCGACTCTAATGCTTTCGTAAGGCTAATGAATGAAGACAGGGTCGTATATTCGAGCCAAGACAGTGCCTTTTATATCCATCACCGAACAAACCGCAGAGTTGTTAATTCCGAGGTCTACCGCACATATTTTTTGGTCGTTGATTTTGGTTTTATTTAATGTCACGTTTGATTGATAACTAACGTTTAGGAAATACTTTTTTCCGGCTTTAACAAGCGTAGGGTTGTTTTCTTTCCAATCCCAAACGCCGCGTTTATATAAGTCTTGGTCTTTGAAGGTGATATCCACCCAGACCCAGTCATTATTATCAAAAATTTTGATTTGAGCCGTTTTATCCGATGTTCGGTTAAACATATTACCTCGATAAAACACCGGGAATTCCTTGTGTTTTAATTGCAACCTCGGAGGGTTCTTTTTAAAATTTTTTCCTTCGGAAAGCGCAATTGCTTTCTCTTCTTCCCAGTTACGCAAATTGGAACGATAGCTTTTCACTTTCCCAAACGCCGCAGCAATGGCGCTTCTTCGAAAGTATGAAGGAAATTTATGAAAACGAGCATTAAATGCCCGGTACTTCGGAGAAGGATTTGATTCAGTTGTATGGATGAGCCGTTCCACCGCAGGAACGATAGATTTCGTCGTCATCTCATCAAGGTTATCAAACTCTTTGTCTATCACTTCGATAATAAAAGTAATAAAAGTCAGTGCGTCGTTGTAGATATCCAGTGTTGCGTCAAAGATACGAGAGTGATTCGTAATCTTGTGCGACAGCGTTTTGGCTATGTTCATCATCAAACCCTCCTTCTAAAAGTATCCCAAGGTCATCTAATTATAACGGAACATTTGTTTGAATTCATTATACCTTACCCTTTATGCAAAGTCTAATCTTATACTTAACCACTATGATTTTAAAAATAAACAGACCATGATCTTAGCGCCTAACCCCCACTAAATTTGAAGGGGAATGCGGTGCTAACTTTTTGTTCAAGTCATGGGTCAATAACCGGACCGTTCGCTCATCATGCTTTCAATCATTTTATCCCGGTGGTAAGCGCCCGTAAAACTCCCGCTTCAACGGGAGTTAACGGGCGACTAACACCCCGATTCGTTCAACTAACCATCAGAGGGAAAAACCCCCTCTGATGGAAGTTTCACTTTATATTCTTTTTGCAACGGTTTTTCAGCCGGACCCTCGATCACTTCCCCGGAATAGGAAAACCTTGATCCGTGGCATGGGCAATCCCAAGTGCGATCCGCGCCGTTCCAATTCACCTCGCAGCCCACGTGTGTGCATGTTGTGTCAACGACGTGAAGTTCACCATCTTTATCCCGGTACGCCCCTTTGCGTTTTCCGTCGATCCGCACGACAGCCCCTTCGTCCTTTGCCAAGCCTTTCATTTCCTTGTTTGAGGTCTCTGCTTTTCCTTCGACGAGATGCTTCGCCACATCGAAGTTTTCACGAAGGAAATGTTTCAGACTGGGGTCAGCATAAAAACGGGACGGTGTAAAAAGAGACGTGTATCGGTTTTCTTTTTCCAACACAAGGTCTTTAAGCAACAGCGCGGCAGCCGTCCCATTAGTCATCCCCCATTTTCGATAACCGGTGGCAACAAGAATGTTTTGCTCGGAAGATTGTGAGGTCAAATGGCCTATATAAGGGAGATTGTCAAGTGTCGTCAAATCTTGCGTGGACCAGCGGTTGACTTGTTTTTCAATGCCGAGGACGTCTTCCCCGAACGTTTGCAAGGCGTTGTAGTGGTCATGCGTGTCTATACCCTGACCTGTCTTATGGCCTTCCCCGCCGACTAGGACTAACGCTTCGCCATCAATGTTGGCAGAACGCAGCGAACGCGTCGGTTGATCCACGCTTATATACATCCCGCCCGGGTACGCCATTTTCGGTTTTATGGCAACGACATAGGAACGCTCCGCGTGCATCCTTGTAAAATAAAAACCGGTCCCTTCATAAAACGGAAAATGGGAACAAGATAAAATATATTTCGCTTGGACACGGGCATCTCCACGAGTGATCACGGATGGTTCCTCCCCCCGTTCCACATGGACGGCGGTCGTGTTCTCAAAAATCCGCCCGCCTTTATCAACGATGGTTTTTACAAGCGGCGCCAAGTAACGGAGCGGGTGAAACTGGGCCTGGTCTTTCATCACCAACGCATTTTTAACGCTTATATCAATCGGGAGCTCTTCAAGAATCCCTCCATCGATGTTCAGTTTTTCATAAGCCGCTGCTTCTTTTTCCAATTTCTTTTTATATTTCGGAGTCGTTGCGTAAAGATAAGCGTCTTCCGTGCGAAAATCACAGTTAATCCCATGCGTGTCAATCGTCTCACGAATAAATGCCATCGCTTCCTTATTCGCTTCATAGTAAAGCCTTGCATTTGTCTTTCCTAAATGTTGGATAAATTCATCATAGATCAACCCGTGTTGAGCGGTTACTTTCGCGGTGGTATGACCGGTTGTGCCATTGAGCAGCTTCCCGGCTTCTACCAACGCAACTTGCAAGCCTTCTTGAACGAGAAGATACGCGGCTGTAATGCCTGTGATTCCTCCGCCAACGATGACAACATCTGTTTTCATATTATCTTTTAACGGTTCGAAATCCGGTAGGTCTACCGATGCTTGCCAAGCGGTTTCCGAAAACTTTTCTTCGGTATGTTGATCTGCCATTAAAAAGCGCTCCTTCATTAGAAAAAATTGGCTTTTCACCAAGTCTGGCGAAAGCCTTAATTTTTCTTATACTTTAATCCGTCACCCTCAGTTAATCTTAAAGTGTAAACATAAGATAGCGTTATTATTTACAACTCATCGCTCGGTATGCGTGTGAAGGGCGTGCGTATAATGGCGGCGGACAAGCGTTGGGGCAGGGCCGGATTCAGAGCGGGGCCCGGCTTCGTTCGGACATATTACGGCTACTTCGTTGGGAAACTGTCCGAGCTAACCCTTGATTCGGACAGTTGGTGCTTACATCCTCGTAAAATTGTCCGAGGCAGGCCCAGGTTCGGACAGATTTCGTTCGCTCCCTCGTGTATTTGTCCGAGCTTCGAAAGCATGGCGACCGAACTTGTGCGACGTTGACCTTTTCAGGCGCCATGAAGCGGTTATGGCAACCGAAAACGAGAGCCAATCGCTCTTTCAGTCCTCATAAAGAGCTCATGGTGACCGAATTTGATCCAAGAAGCTCTTTTCGGGCGTCATAGAGCGGTTATGGTGACCGAATTCAAGCGAAGCAGCTTTTTTCAGGCGCCATGAAGCTGCGAAAAAAAGCGAACGGAGCATTCCCGTTCGCCTTTTTGCAGTTTATTTTTTAAATTGATTGACGCGTGCTTTTTTCTCTTCAAGCGTATGGGCTTCTCCGTCTCTTCGGTCATCGATGCGTATATCGGTAGAAATTCTTGTCCATCCGCGCTGCACCGGCACATTGTGCAATGCTTGAATGACGGTGAACAAATCGTCGATATCACCTTCAATGACGGTGCTCATCGGGGTTAACTCATAACGAACTTTATCTTTATGCTTGTCCAGCTCTTCATGAATGGCCGCGACTTCTTCGCCTAAGCTTCGATTTTTCTCTTCCACAATCGGCACAATTGAAATATCTGCCATCGCCATAATCAACATCCTCCTTCATCAGTTTCTCTATATGTCCGTTCCCCATTTTGCCCCGGCCAAAAACATCATTTTTCACCGCATTACACTCCCGCCGGAGATTTTCACGCTTTCTCCGACAATATTGACAGCAGCTTCCGTGAGCAAATAGACAATCGTATTTGCCACTTCTTCCGGTTCCGTGATATGGCCGGAAGGTAAGTCTGCTTGTACAGCCCGCATTTGCTCCTCATACGGACGATCATTCCGCTCCGCTTTTCGTTCAATGGATTGTTTACCCATATCTGTGTTTACAAATCCCGGGCTAACCGCATTTACTCGCACGCCTTGTTCGATTGCTTCAAGGGCAAACGATTGGGTAAACCCGATTAAAGCAAATTTGCTGCCTGCGTAGGCGGTATTGGCAAAAGTCCCGCGCATGCCTGACAAGGAAGATACGTTTACAATCGCTCCCCGTTGGTTTTCCATCATTTGCTTGTACACGTATTTGCTAAGCATGACAGCCGAATAATAGTTCAAATCCATCAACTCATGTAAAAAATCTTCATCCATATCTTCGACTTTTTGGTTGCCTGCGACGCCCGCGGAGTTGACCAAGCCTGAAAGCAACCCGAACTTGACACCGGCATCTTCTACGAGCGCGATGCGGCTATCATCAGACGTGAGATCAGCGGAGCGCACATAGATATTAGACGTATCGGTGATCTGTTCCAGTTCTTTTTGCAACCGATGGAGCTTGTCCTCATTTCGGCCTGTTACCGTCACGTATGCCCCCATGGCCGCGGCCAACTTGGCCGTTTCCTTGCCAATGCCGCCGGTGGCACCCGTAATCAACACATGTTCATTTTGCAAAGCGCTTTCCGAAAAAATCATTGTATCCCTCTTTCATCAGTGAATCCACTCATACATGATGATTCCCGCGGTGACAGCTACGTTTAATGATTCAGCTTTTCCCAAAATGGGGACGGATACTGTTTCATCTGTTAAACGCAATAACTCCGGAGATATGCCTCGTGCCTCATTTCCGAGGAGCAGTGCATACAGTTCTTCTCCCTGAGGTTTGGCGTCACGATAAGAAACTCCCGAATGCATATCCGTTCCATAGATCATAATTCCTTTATCTTTCAAAGAAGAAACCTCTTTTTTTAAATCAGCAGTGATCACCGGGAGATGAAACATTGCCCCTTGGGTGGCGCGAATCACTTTAGGGTTAAACACATCGACGGTATCTTCACTTACGTAAATGCCGGTCAATCCGGCCGCTTCCGCAGTGCGGATCATGGTGCCCAAATTTCCCGGGTCGCGGATGCCATCAAAGAGCAAAACGTTTCCGTTCGGCACTTCAACTTCCGCGGGCATGTGGCATACCGCAAGCCACCCTTGGGGAGATTCCGTGTCCGAAAGCGTTGCAAATACAGAAGCGCTCACTTCTTCCACACGTTGCCCACTGACGTCAACCGAGAGCAACGGAGCCTCCTCACTTGTCACAAGCTTATCCACAGCTACGTTAGACACTAACGCTTCTTCCACTAAATGAACGCCTTCAACGAGAAAGCGGCGTTCTTTCACACGGTATTTTTTTTGCCGTAATTTTTTAAGTTTTTTAATTGATGAATTGTTCGCGGATGTGATCATATGTATCCCTCGTTCACAGATTATGTATAAGAAAGCATAGCATTTCTCATCCTAGAAAGGCGAATGACTCGTTTTCACATAAGGAGGGACATCCATGAATTTCAATTTGCGTAATGCTATATTGGATAACGTATCCGGCAGTGATGCCTCGCAAATCGAGGCAACAATCGTCGATGCCGTTAATAGCGGCGAAGAAAAAATGTTGCCCGGCTTAGGCGTATTGTTCGAGGTGTATTGGAATGAAGCGGATCAAGAGGAAAGGCAAGAAGTGATCACTCAGATCGCAAACGGCGTCCGGTAACGAGATCGAAAATAAACAACGTCCCCGCAACAGCACGACGATACGGGGACGTTCGCTATTTTTTCTTATTACTGAAATGTAATTTCTTTCACCGTGTCGGCGTCAAGTTTTTCAATAACCGCCACAATTAAATCGACCGCATGTTCAAAATCATCCCGGTGCAAAATCCCGGCATGCGTATGAATATAACGGGTAGCCACACTAATGGAAAGGGCCGGAACGCCGTCCGCGGTTAAATGAATCGCGCCGCCATCGGTTCCGCCCGCAGCCATTGCATCAAACTGATAAGGAATATCAATTTCTTCCGCTGTATCGACGACGAAGTCACGCAAACCCTTGTGTGAAATCAGAGAAGCGTCATACACGAGAATTTGCGGCCCGTGGCCAATATCAGCCCTTGCTTCGTCTTTGGAAATCCCCGGGGTGTCACCGGCAATGCCGACATCGACGGCAAAACCGATATCCGGTTGAATGGCATGTGCCGACGTTCGGGCCCCTCGCAGTCCGACCTCTTCCTGTACGGTTCCGACACCATAGACAACATTCGGATGCGTTTTCCCTTCCAATTTTTTCAACACTTCAATGGCAATGGCACATCCGATCCGGTTATCCCAAGCTTTAGCCATCATCAATTTTTCATTATTCATCACGGTAAAATCACAAATCGGCACGACCGAATCGCCCGGCCGTACGCCAAATTCTTCCGCTTCTTCTTTGTTAGCGGCACCGATATCAATAAACATTTCTTTTTTATCAACCATTTTTTTACGTTGATCCGCCGGAAGCACATGCGGCGGCTTAGAGCCGATCACGCCGACGATGGCCCCTTTTTTCGTAAGCACATTCACGCGTTGCGCGAGCATCACTTGCTCCCACCAACCACCGAGGGGTTGAAACTTCAAAAAACCGTTATCGTCAATTTGCGTAACCATAAAGCCGACTTCATCGAGATGACCGGCGACCATTACCTTCGGTCCGCCTTCTTTCCCCGTTTTTTTTGCAATTAAGCTCCCCAAATTATCGGTAGTCACTTCATCCGCGAACGGAGCAATATGCTTTTCCATCACTTCGCGGGATTCCCGCTCATTCCCCGGAACGCCGTTCGCGTCTGTTAATTCTTTTAACATCGTTTGTGTTGCGTCTAATTGTGTCATCTTTACAGCCTCCTTCTCCCATCCTGAGCATCTATTGGCAGTATACGCCTCATTCCCCAATCCCTCAATCAAAAGACCTTCCGTTTCTATTGTCGTAAGAGAGGGTAAAGAACTATAATAGGAAAAAAGGGGAACCTGAAATGAGGGGGATAAAATGATGACCCTGTTGCTTCAATTGCTCGTGCTGGCCGCTCTGATCATTCTTGTTTATACCATTGTTAGCTATTTGCGCAGCCCTTTACGAAAATTGGAGCAGGCGCAAAATAACAATCAATATTTCCTTTACGATGATCGCCAGAATGCTCACAATAATTTTTACCTTACGTATAAAGGCGCAATGTTTGAAGGGGAAAAAAAAGTCGGATCCACCGACCGCTCTTTTGAAGTTGTGCGCGTATCCGTGCAACCAAAACAAACGGATAAACTGGAAGGCCTGGAATATGACGATTTCATGTTTATTGAAAAAGAAATCAAAGACCGCTATCCCCATGCTTCGATCGATTGGAAAAGCCCCGTCGGTGCCTTGATAAAAAAACGCAAATAGGCACGCTCCGGCACGTCATTTGGATATTAGAAAACTTGGCTTTTCGCTATAGCGAAAAGCCTTAGTTGCACTTATGCAGATAGTAAAATTGATTTATACTTTTCTTACCTGCCAACGGAAAAAACAGTGCCCGTGAGCACTGTTTTTTTATTACCGGCGGGCCACCTTTTTCGCTTTCGCCTCTTGGCGACGTCGGTGCAAGATTGGCTCTGTATATCCATTCGGTTGCTCTCTCCCCTTGAATACGAGGTCACATCCTGCTTGGAAAGCAACAGAGTCCTCGTAATTAGGTGCCATCGGCGTATAGTTCGAGTCCCCGGCGTTTTGTTCGTCGACAACTTTTGCCATTCGTTTGAGCGTTTCAAGCACTTGTTCTTCGCTGCAGATGCCGTGATGGAGCCAGTTAGCCATATGTTGGCTTGAGATTCGTAACGTTGCCCGGTCTTCCATAAGATCGACGTTGTTAATATCCGGAACGGATGAACTTCCGACGCCTTGGTCGATCCAACGCACGACATAACCGAGTATACCCTGAGCGTTATTGTCTAGCTCTTGTTGGATGTCCTCTTTGCTCCAATTTCGGGCCGCGTCCACTGGAATGTTCAACATCTTATTCTGATAATCGCCCTTTGTGATGCCTTGTTGCACACGAAACACGTCAACATCATGATAATGCAAGGCATGAAGCGTTGCCGCCGTCGGAGACGGCACCCATGCTGTATTCGCGCCTGCTTTTAACTGGCCATCTTTTTTCTCCATCATGTCTTTCATGAGATTCGGCATTGCCCACATGCCTTTGCCGATCTGGGCTTTTCCGCGGAAGCCACTGTTCACCCCGACGCTAACATTCGCATCTTCATAAGCCTGCAACCATTCGGAAGCTTTCATTTCATTTTTTCGAATCATCGGCCCAAGTTCCATCGAAGTGTGAATTTCATCCCCTGTGCGGTCGAGAAAACCTGTGTTAATGAAAATAATGCGTTCTCTCGCTTCATGGATGCAGTTTTTAAGGTTTAACGACGTGCGCCGTTCCTCATCCATCACCCCGACTTTAATCGTATGGCGTTTCAAACCGAGCATGTCCTCCACGCGGTCGAAGAGATCGTTTGTAAAAGCAACTTCCTCCGACCCGTGCATTTTCGGCTTCACGATATAGATGGAACCCTTAGCGGAATTCTGAAATTCCCCGTTCCTGAGCACATCTTGTTTGGCCGCAAGACTTGTAACGACGGCGTCCAAAATCCCTTCCGGCACCGGCTGTCCGTTTTCGTCCAAAATAGCGTCACTCGTCATCAAATGGCCGACGTTGCGGTTAAACATGAGTGAGCGGCCGGGCAGGGTAAATGTTTCACCGAAAGGACTGGAATACGTACGATCGGAATGAAGCTTTCTCGTGATCGTTCCATTATCCTTTTCGAACGTTTTTGTTAACGTTCCGTTCATCAGCCCAAGCCAATTCCGATAAACCTCCACTTTATCTTCAGCGTCCACCGCTGCTACAGAATCTTCACAATCAATAATCGTCGTGATCGCAGACTCGACGAATACGTCTTTCACATGGGCACGATCCGTCTTCCCGATAGGATGCTCAGCGTCAATCTGAATTTCAAAATGCAAGCCGTGGTTTTGAAACAAAATGGCTTCGGGGTTTTCCCCTCTTGTCCCTAAAAACTGATTGTTATCTTGAAGCGTGACGGATGTTCCGCCAAGATCAACATGAAGATTGCCATTTTCAATGTTATATTGCTTGGCGTCTTGATGCGACCCTTCCGTCAACGGAATCGCTTCATCCAGCCACCGTTTCGCGTAAGCCACTACTTTTTCGCCACGCACGGGATTATAAGATGTCCCCTGCTCGGCGCCGTTTTCTTCAGAAATAATATCACTGCCATACAGCGCGTCATATAAACTTCCCCAACGGGCATTCGCCGCGTTCAACGCGTAGCGGGCGTTTTTTACCGGCACAACGAGTTGCGGCCCCGGCTGCGCGGTGATTTCCGGGTCTACATTTTCCGTCGTAACCTCAAAATCATCCACTTCCTTTTCCAAATACCCGATTTCCGTTAAGAACGTTTCATAGGCTTCTTGAGAATAATTGTTTTGATGCTCCCGATTCCATTGATCGATCTTATTTTGGATGTCCTCGCGTTTTTTTAATAGTTTTTCATTTCGTCCGGAAAAATCCCCAATAAGCCGTTCAAAATCTGCCCAAAATTGCTCTGCCGTT
It includes:
- the pheT gene encoding phenylalanine--tRNA ligase subunit beta encodes the protein MLVSYQWLTDYIDLSDTTPEEVAEKLTRAGVEVDRLHRYHDGIDGVIVGEVNETAPHPEAEKLTVCQVDVGDQTKQIICGASNVQKSQKVAVAMPGTTLPGNKKIEETTIRGETSAGMICALDELGFNEQLLAKTEQGQIVELPAEVATGLDALEVLGLNDVIMELDLTPNRPDCLSMLGVAYELSALLDRPIHHPDYTHGVIRKNAANRIAVEVTNGEDVPYYGAKVIDKITVAPSPLWLQTRLMAAGIRPINNIVDITNYVLLEYGQPLHAFDYERFGSEKIVTRRAEQGEKIETLDGQERTLSGEDVLITNGNAPVAIAGVMGGASTEVQADTTSVLLESAQFDALNVRKTSGRLGLRSESSQRFEKGLDFERTAEAAERAVTLMEEIAGGVVLKGTVESGELPAVVQEVHLSLERLNTRLGTELEPEETEALLHRLDLEVTDLGNEWRVRIPSRRLDLSIEEDLIEEVARLYGYDRIPTTLPVGARSAGALTDEQKSRRKLRRFLESTGMQEAITYSLTSVQKADQFLLHESDRKMGVLMPMSEEREVLRRSLVPHLLDAGVYNVNRQLEDVFLFEIGTVFEPYADENKQPAEHEHVAGILSGQWYNHAWNGEEIQVDFYVAKGIVEGMLKQAGKENEAVFRARKREGMHPGRSAEVLIDGETVGFLGQLHPLEQEAQGLQATYVFELNVEKLFAVDNEDIRYQPLPRFPAIRRDLAVVADANIAAAEVEAVIVEAAGEWLEDIHLFDVYQGENIEAGKKSLAYSLLYLNRERTLKDEEIASIHEEIVAALRSRLGATLRD
- the pheS gene encoding phenylalanine--tRNA ligase subunit alpha, with the translated sequence MIERLKALESEALEAVQASDDKKALEQVRIRYLGKKGAITEVLRGMGQLSAEERPVVGQKANEVRESIQEALANKGEVFEKAELEQRLEEEEIDVTLPGRPMNQGSTHPLTAVVEEIEDIFIGLGFEVTEGPEVETDYFNFEMINLPPNHPARDMQDSFYTSEDTLLRTQTSPVQARTLQKHEGEGPVRIICPGKVYRRDEDDATHSHQFMQIEGLYVDENVRMSDLKGIFDTFVKQYFGQDREIRLRPSFFPFTEPSAEIDVTCGICAGKGCRICKQSGWIEVLGSGMVHPRVLELNGFDPNIYSGFAFGMGVERFAMLKYGIDDIRHFYTNDTRFLSQFQHL
- a CDS encoding FAD-dependent oxidoreductase produces the protein MADQHTEEKFSETAWQASVDLPDFEPLKDNMKTDVVIVGGGITGITAAYLLVQEGLQVALVEAGKLLNGTTGHTTAKVTAQHGLIYDEFIQHLGKTNARLYYEANKEAMAFIRETIDTHGINCDFRTEDAYLYATTPKYKKKLEKEAAAYEKLNIDGGILEELPIDISVKNALVMKDQAQFHPLRYLAPLVKTIVDKGGRIFENTTAVHVERGEEPSVITRGDARVQAKYILSCSHFPFYEGTGFYFTRMHAERSYVVAIKPKMAYPGGMYISVDQPTRSLRSANIDGEALVLVGGEGHKTGQGIDTHDHYNALQTFGEDVLGIEKQVNRWSTQDLTTLDNLPYIGHLTSQSSEQNILVATGYRKWGMTNGTAAALLLKDLVLEKENRYTSLFTPSRFYADPSLKHFLRENFDVAKHLVEGKAETSNKEMKGLAKDEGAVVRIDGKRKGAYRDKDGELHVVDTTCTHVGCEVNWNGADRTWDCPCHGSRFSYSGEVIEGPAEKPLQKEYKVKLPSEGVFPSDG
- a CDS encoding MTH1187 family thiamine-binding protein, with the translated sequence MAMADISIVPIVEEKNRSLGEEVAAIHEELDKHKDKVRYELTPMSTVIEGDIDDLFTVIQALHNVPVQRGWTRISTDIRIDDRRDGEAHTLEEKKARVNQFKK
- a CDS encoding SDR family NAD(P)-dependent oxidoreductase, which produces MIFSESALQNEHVLITGATGGIGKETAKLAAAMGAYVTVTGRNEDKLHRLQKELEQITDTSNIYVRSADLTSDDSRIALVEDAGVKFGLLSGLVNSAGVAGNQKVEDMDEDFLHELMDLNYYSAVMLSKYVYKQMMENQRGAIVNVSSLSGMRGTFANTAYAGSKFALIGFTQSFALEAIEQGVRVNAVSPGFVNTDMGKQSIERKAERNDRPYEEQMRAVQADLPSGHITEPEEVANTIVYLLTEAAVNIVGESVKISGGSVMR